The Pirellulimonas nuda genome includes a region encoding these proteins:
- a CDS encoding prolyl oligopeptidase family serine peptidase: MAILPLFTSPALAVEYPETAREQVVDKYQSAGGKTLEVADPYRWLEADVRESERVAEWVAQQQAVTDAYLRSLPSRGEWVERLTKLWNFQRRGAPQRLGRPGASPLRYTYAQNDGLQNQSVLYLTDRFNGDGRVLIDPNQWSEDGTVALAGYSPSNDGRLLAYQRSEAGSDWRVIRVLEVDSGKELEDELRWVKFGGVQWTPDGAGFYYSRYPEPEAGEAYQASALNRKLCFHKLGDPQSKDVVVFENPDHPDWSAGAWLTEDGRWLLVSESKGTDHQNRLYARRADAPLGDGPLGDDPSSGWTALVEDFDNAFDPFASVGDKLFLLTDQDAPQRRVAAFDLSKAGEADFREALVEVVPEREATLEGASLIGGEVFASYLEDVASVVRRYSPDGGLLGEVKLPGVGSAMGFGGWQDAKETFYTYTSYAAPPTTYRYDIDAQVSEKLFEPNVGVDFSKYTVRREFYTSKDGARIPIFLTHRKDLPLDGKNPTLLYGYGGFTISMTPGYSPSRMAWVEQGGVLAVANLRGGGEYGEPWHEAGKLRNKQNVFDDFIAAAQWLIDEKITSPKHLGIQGGSNGGLLVGAVMTQRPELFGACLPAVGVMDMMRFHTFTAGQFWRDEFGSSDDPEMAEYLLGYSPYHNVRPGVAYPPTLVTTADTDDRVVPMHSFKFAAALQHAQQTSDAANGAAGDAPLLIRIESRAGHGAGTPTAKLIEQAADLWAFLWATIGPRDDS; encoded by the coding sequence ATGGCTATCCTTCCGTTGTTCACGTCGCCGGCCCTGGCCGTTGAGTACCCAGAGACGGCCCGCGAGCAAGTTGTCGATAAGTACCAGTCGGCAGGGGGCAAGACGCTTGAAGTAGCCGACCCGTATCGCTGGCTTGAGGCCGACGTGCGCGAGTCGGAGCGGGTCGCCGAGTGGGTGGCCCAGCAGCAAGCGGTGACCGACGCCTACCTGCGGTCGCTCCCCTCGCGGGGCGAGTGGGTCGAGCGGCTCACCAAGCTGTGGAACTTCCAACGCCGGGGGGCGCCGCAGCGGCTGGGGAGGCCCGGCGCCAGCCCCCTGCGGTACACCTACGCGCAGAACGACGGGCTGCAGAACCAATCGGTTCTCTACCTGACCGACCGCTTCAACGGCGACGGCCGGGTGCTGATCGACCCGAACCAGTGGAGCGAAGACGGCACCGTGGCGCTGGCGGGCTACTCGCCCAGCAACGACGGCCGGCTGCTGGCCTACCAGCGCAGCGAGGCCGGCAGCGACTGGCGGGTGATCCGCGTCCTCGAGGTCGACTCGGGCAAAGAGCTTGAGGACGAGCTGCGGTGGGTCAAGTTCGGCGGCGTGCAGTGGACCCCGGACGGCGCCGGCTTTTACTACAGCCGGTACCCCGAGCCCGAGGCGGGCGAGGCGTACCAGGCTTCGGCGCTCAATCGCAAACTCTGCTTCCACAAGCTGGGCGACCCCCAGTCGAAGGACGTCGTCGTCTTTGAGAACCCAGACCACCCCGACTGGTCCGCCGGCGCGTGGCTGACCGAGGACGGCCGCTGGCTGCTGGTGAGCGAGAGCAAGGGGACCGACCACCAGAACCGCCTGTACGCACGCCGTGCAGACGCCCCGCTAGGCGACGGGCCGCTGGGGGACGATCCCAGCTCCGGCTGGACCGCGTTGGTCGAGGACTTCGACAACGCGTTCGACCCGTTCGCGTCGGTCGGAGACAAGCTGTTCTTGCTAACCGACCAAGACGCCCCGCAGCGACGCGTCGCGGCGTTCGATCTGTCGAAGGCCGGCGAAGCAGACTTCCGAGAGGCGCTGGTAGAGGTGGTCCCCGAACGCGAGGCCACGCTCGAAGGCGCCTCGCTGATCGGCGGCGAGGTCTTCGCCAGCTACCTGGAAGACGTGGCGTCGGTGGTGCGGCGCTACTCGCCGGACGGCGGACTGTTGGGGGAAGTCAAGCTCCCCGGCGTCGGCAGCGCCATGGGCTTCGGCGGCTGGCAGGACGCCAAGGAAACCTTCTACACCTACACCAGCTACGCCGCCCCGCCGACGACCTACCGCTACGACATCGACGCCCAGGTATCAGAGAAGCTGTTCGAGCCCAACGTGGGCGTTGACTTCTCCAAGTACACGGTCCGCCGAGAGTTCTACACGTCCAAAGACGGCGCCCGCATCCCTATCTTCTTGACGCACCGCAAAGACCTGCCGCTGGACGGCAAGAACCCCACGCTGCTGTACGGCTACGGGGGCTTCACTATCTCGATGACCCCCGGCTACTCCCCCAGCCGGATGGCGTGGGTGGAGCAGGGGGGCGTGCTCGCCGTGGCCAACCTGCGCGGCGGGGGCGAGTACGGCGAGCCGTGGCACGAGGCGGGCAAGCTCCGCAACAAGCAGAACGTGTTCGACGACTTCATCGCCGCGGCTCAGTGGCTTATCGACGAGAAGATCACCAGCCCGAAGCATCTGGGAATCCAGGGCGGAAGCAACGGCGGCCTGCTCGTGGGCGCCGTGATGACCCAACGCCCCGAGCTGTTCGGCGCGTGCCTGCCGGCGGTCGGCGTGATGGACATGATGCGGTTCCACACGTTCACGGCGGGGCAGTTCTGGCGCGACGAGTTCGGCTCGTCGGACGACCCCGAGATGGCCGAGTACCTGCTGGGCTACTCCCCCTACCACAACGTGCGTCCGGGGGTCGCCTACCCGCCTACGCTGGTCACCACCGCCGACACCGACGACCGCGTGGTGCCGATGCACAGCTTCAAGTTCGCCGCGGCGCTGCAGCACGCGCAGCAAACGTCAGATGCTGCAAATGGGGCCGCGGGCGACGCCCCGCTGCTGATCCGCATCGAGTCGCGGGCGGGGCACGGCGCGGGGACGCCGACCGCGAAGCTCATCGAGCAGGCCGCCGACCTGTGGGCCTTCTTGTGGGCGACGATCGGGCCGCGCGACGACTCGTAG
- a CDS encoding redoxin domain-containing protein, producing the protein MLRSLSFVALLGVCLPFYAWADEAETSEAKTVVAQKPAEEEQAEEMTEEEAEASAEKARAVLMAAAKHVSQQPSASVTMEYTVSFKMGERGGEQATKYLVALAGPNRFSVVDPDGPFFIKSDGDDMMTRFQDKFVVEAAPKSIAEALQNRVLGMLANGDASTALNLVSPESAKPLLAAADLAYEGQQELDGEKVDVVSADFRGRPWKLFVTTGDSPTLVRAEPDMSKRISPQQRKAGLEVTAGLNFSDWQFDAPATSQAFVLSIPKKAEFVESLFGGGDEPHPLLGEQAPTFTLATDGGEDVDLADLVGEKIIILDFWATWCGPCVRAFPALTTVADDFADKGVVFYAVNQREDEEKVAAFLEDKDYSLNVLYDVEGEVGSEFGVSGIPQSVVIGKDGKVQVVHVGFSPDLEKKLTKELNALVEGKDLAAEAVIERQRIEAERAERLAELEARFAKKRAAAPVGS; encoded by the coding sequence ATGCTCCGAAGCCTTTCCTTCGTCGCCCTGCTGGGCGTCTGTCTTCCCTTCTACGCCTGGGCCGACGAGGCCGAGACTTCCGAAGCCAAGACCGTGGTGGCCCAGAAACCGGCCGAAGAAGAGCAAGCAGAGGAGATGACCGAGGAAGAAGCCGAGGCTTCCGCCGAGAAGGCCCGCGCGGTGCTGATGGCCGCGGCGAAGCACGTCAGCCAGCAGCCGTCGGCGTCGGTCACGATGGAGTACACCGTCAGTTTCAAGATGGGCGAGAGAGGGGGAGAGCAAGCGACCAAGTACCTAGTCGCGCTCGCCGGCCCCAACCGGTTCTCGGTTGTCGATCCAGACGGGCCGTTCTTTATCAAGAGCGACGGCGACGACATGATGACGCGGTTCCAAGACAAGTTCGTGGTGGAGGCCGCGCCCAAGAGCATCGCCGAGGCGCTACAGAACCGCGTGCTCGGGATGCTGGCCAACGGCGACGCGAGCACTGCGCTCAACCTGGTGTCGCCCGAATCGGCAAAGCCGCTGCTCGCCGCGGCAGACCTAGCCTACGAGGGACAGCAAGAGCTGGACGGCGAGAAGGTAGACGTCGTTTCTGCAGACTTCCGCGGCCGGCCCTGGAAGCTGTTCGTCACCACGGGCGACTCCCCCACCCTGGTGCGGGCAGAGCCCGACATGAGCAAGCGGATCTCGCCGCAGCAGCGCAAGGCGGGCCTTGAAGTAACCGCCGGGCTGAACTTCAGCGACTGGCAGTTCGACGCGCCCGCGACCTCGCAGGCGTTTGTGCTGAGCATCCCGAAGAAGGCCGAGTTTGTTGAGTCGCTCTTCGGCGGCGGCGACGAGCCCCACCCGCTGTTGGGCGAGCAGGCGCCGACCTTCACGCTGGCGACCGACGGCGGCGAGGACGTCGACCTGGCCGATCTGGTGGGTGAGAAGATCATCATCCTCGACTTCTGGGCCACCTGGTGCGGCCCCTGCGTGCGGGCGTTCCCGGCGCTGACGACGGTTGCGGACGACTTCGCCGACAAGGGCGTGGTGTTCTACGCGGTCAACCAGCGCGAAGACGAAGAGAAGGTCGCCGCGTTCCTCGAGGACAAGGACTACTCACTGAACGTGCTGTACGACGTCGAGGGCGAGGTCGGCTCGGAGTTCGGCGTGAGCGGCATCCCCCAGTCGGTGGTCATCGGCAAGGACGGCAAGGTGCAGGTGGTGCACGTCGGCTTCTCGCCCGACCTGGAGAAGAAGCTCACCAAGGAGCTCAACGCGCTGGTCGAAGGGAAAGACCTGGCCGCCGAGGCCGTCATCGAGCGTCAGCGGATCGAGGCGGAGCGCGCGGAGCGGCTGGCAGAGCTCGAGGCCAGGTTCGCCAAGAAGCGGGCCGCCGCGCCGGTCGGCAGCTAG
- the ppdK gene encoding pyruvate, phosphate dikinase, translated as MAKKAASGAKMIYYFGKTKTEGTTKDKPLLGGKGANLADMTSIGLPVPPGFTITTECCDLYYQHKKKLPPGLMDEVRTNIAMLEKELGKKFGDTQEPLLMSVRSGAAVSMPGMMNTILNLGMNDQSVVGLANATGNERFAYDAYRRLINMFGDVVCDVDHEHFEEAFDKIKSKHNAKLDNDVPLEGMIELCDAYKKVFQKHYGKPFPQDPLTQLELAVEAVFKSWNQNRAVRYRQVENITGLKGTAVNVQSMVFGNMGDESGTGVAFTRNPSTGENKFYGEFLINAQGEDVVAGIRTPLPVEEMPKWNKAVHKELMGIKDQLEKHYKDVQDIEFTIENGKLYMLQTRGGKRTGAAAVKIACDMVKEKLIDEKTAILRIPAGDLTQLLLPSFSPAAKKAATTLTIGLPASPGAAVGKLAFTAEEAVERTHAGEKVLLVRKETNPEDIDGMHSAAGILTSTGGMTSHAAVVARGWGRCCVAGAGTIAIDEKARKITVGGKTFTHKDTLSIDGSTGEVMVGEVETQQPKLSGDFATVMGWADKHRKLKVRTNADTPADAKRARDFGAEGIGLCRTEHMFFEGDRITAMREMILATDVEDRTKALKKLLPMQRKDFVGLFTAMKGLPVTIRLLDPPLHEFLPHEAKSQAEIAKQLGVTPKAVKDRVAQLHEANPMLGHRGCRLAVTYPEILEMQVTAIVEAVIACVKKGVDTQAEIMIPLVGTAAELKLLREKTEETIEKVKTASKHTGKLPILIGTMIEIPRAALTADEVGQHADFFSFGTNDLTQMTFGYSRDDVNTFLPDYLKHELLARDPFQTLDATGVGQLVEMGVTKGRSAKKGLKCGICGEHGGDPESIQFCHKVGLDYVSCSPFRVPIARLAAAQAALRG; from the coding sequence ATGGCCAAGAAAGCTGCCTCTGGCGCCAAGATGATCTACTACTTCGGTAAGACCAAGACCGAAGGGACCACCAAAGATAAGCCCCTGTTGGGCGGCAAGGGCGCCAACCTGGCGGACATGACCAGCATCGGGCTGCCGGTGCCCCCCGGGTTCACCATCACGACCGAGTGCTGCGACCTCTACTACCAGCACAAGAAGAAGCTCCCGCCGGGCCTGATGGACGAGGTCCGCACGAACATCGCCATGCTCGAGAAGGAGCTTGGCAAGAAGTTCGGCGACACCCAGGAGCCGCTGTTGATGTCGGTCCGCTCCGGCGCCGCCGTGAGCATGCCCGGCATGATGAACACCATCCTCAACCTGGGGATGAACGACCAGTCGGTTGTCGGCCTCGCGAACGCCACCGGCAACGAGCGGTTCGCCTACGACGCCTACCGCCGGCTGATCAACATGTTCGGCGACGTGGTCTGCGACGTCGACCACGAGCACTTCGAAGAGGCCTTCGACAAGATCAAGTCGAAGCACAACGCCAAGCTAGACAACGACGTGCCGCTCGAGGGGATGATCGAGCTGTGCGACGCGTACAAGAAGGTCTTCCAGAAGCACTACGGCAAGCCCTTCCCCCAAGACCCGCTCACGCAGCTTGAGCTGGCCGTTGAGGCGGTTTTCAAGAGCTGGAACCAGAACCGCGCCGTCCGCTACCGCCAGGTAGAAAACATCACCGGGCTGAAGGGCACGGCGGTGAACGTCCAGTCGATGGTGTTCGGCAACATGGGAGACGAGTCGGGCACGGGCGTGGCCTTCACCCGCAACCCGTCCACCGGCGAGAACAAGTTCTACGGCGAGTTCCTCATCAACGCCCAGGGCGAAGACGTAGTGGCCGGCATCCGCACGCCGCTCCCCGTCGAAGAGATGCCCAAGTGGAACAAGGCGGTCCACAAGGAACTGATGGGGATCAAGGACCAACTCGAGAAGCACTACAAGGACGTGCAGGACATCGAGTTCACCATCGAGAACGGCAAGCTCTACATGCTGCAGACACGCGGCGGCAAGCGCACCGGCGCGGCCGCGGTGAAGATCGCCTGCGACATGGTCAAGGAGAAGCTGATCGACGAGAAGACCGCCATCCTGCGGATCCCGGCGGGCGACCTGACGCAGCTCTTGCTCCCCAGCTTCAGCCCGGCGGCCAAGAAGGCCGCCACCACGCTCACCATCGGCCTGCCGGCGTCGCCCGGCGCCGCGGTGGGCAAGCTGGCCTTCACCGCCGAGGAAGCCGTCGAGCGCACCCACGCCGGCGAGAAGGTGCTGCTGGTCCGCAAGGAGACCAACCCCGAGGACATCGACGGCATGCACTCCGCGGCCGGCATCCTCACCAGCACCGGCGGCATGACCAGCCACGCGGCCGTGGTGGCCCGCGGTTGGGGACGCTGCTGTGTGGCCGGCGCCGGCACGATCGCCATCGACGAGAAGGCCCGCAAGATCACCGTCGGCGGCAAGACCTTCACCCACAAGGACACCCTCTCGATCGACGGCTCGACCGGCGAGGTGATGGTGGGCGAGGTGGAGACGCAGCAGCCCAAGCTGTCGGGCGACTTCGCCACGGTGATGGGCTGGGCCGACAAGCACCGCAAGCTCAAGGTCCGCACCAACGCCGACACCCCGGCCGACGCCAAACGCGCCCGCGACTTCGGCGCCGAAGGGATCGGGCTGTGCCGCACGGAGCACATGTTCTTCGAGGGAGACCGCATCACCGCGATGCGTGAGATGATCCTCGCCACCGACGTCGAAGACCGCACCAAGGCGCTGAAGAAGTTGCTGCCGATGCAGCGGAAGGACTTCGTCGGCCTGTTCACGGCCATGAAGGGGCTGCCGGTCACCATCCGGCTGCTCGACCCGCCGCTTCACGAGTTCCTGCCGCACGAGGCTAAGAGCCAGGCCGAGATCGCCAAGCAACTGGGCGTCACCCCCAAGGCGGTCAAGGACCGTGTGGCCCAACTGCACGAAGCCAACCCGATGCTCGGGCACCGCGGCTGCCGGCTGGCGGTCACGTACCCGGAAATCCTAGAGATGCAGGTCACGGCTATCGTCGAGGCCGTGATCGCCTGCGTCAAAAAGGGCGTCGACACCCAGGCAGAGATCATGATCCCGCTGGTCGGCACGGCCGCGGAGCTGAAGCTGCTGCGTGAGAAGACCGAGGAGACCATCGAGAAGGTCAAGACGGCCTCCAAGCACACCGGCAAGCTGCCGATCTTGATCGGCACGATGATCGAGATCCCCCGCGCGGCCTTGACCGCCGACGAGGTGGGTCAGCACGCCGACTTCTTCAGCTTCGGCACCAACGACCTGACGCAGATGACCTTCGGCTACAGCCGGGACGACGTGAACACGTTCCTCCCCGACTACCTGAAGCACGAGCTGCTGGCCCGCGACCCGTTCCAGACGCTCGACGCCACGGGTGTCGGTCAATTGGTCGAAATGGGCGTCACCAAAGGCCGCTCGGCGAAGAAGGGCCTGAAGTGCGGCATCTGCGGCGAGCACGGCGGCGACCCGGAGAGCATCCAGTTCTGCCACAAGGTGGGGCTCGACTACGTGTCGTGCAGCCCGTTCCGCGTGCCCATCGCCCGGCTGGCGGCTGCCCAGGCGGCGCTGCGGGGCTAA
- a CDS encoding CPBP family intramembrane glutamic endopeptidase: MHQPEEQSERRSRMRWIALLEAGLALLGAGLAWLMGVPLLGMLSPTEGWAWAIGRGLLAALPLVALLALARQASWGPIARFRRQVKRILRAAFPRARVGELLLVSLAAGIGEEVLFRGVLQYLLIQWLGVWPGLGLASLAFGLVHPISVAYVAVATFGGAYFGWLAVCSPDHEIVSAITAHAAYDFVALMLLTRREA; this comes from the coding sequence ATGCACCAACCCGAAGAACAATCCGAACGCCGCAGCCGGATGCGCTGGATCGCCCTGCTCGAGGCGGGCCTGGCGCTGCTGGGCGCCGGCCTGGCCTGGCTGATGGGGGTCCCGCTGCTGGGGATGCTCTCGCCGACCGAGGGCTGGGCCTGGGCCATCGGCCGGGGGCTGCTGGCCGCACTGCCGCTGGTGGCGCTGCTGGCCCTCGCCCGGCAGGCCTCCTGGGGGCCGATCGCCCGGTTCCGCCGGCAAGTGAAGCGGATCTTGCGGGCCGCCTTCCCGCGGGCCCGCGTGGGCGAGCTGCTGCTGGTCTCCCTGGCTGCCGGCATCGGCGAGGAGGTGCTGTTCCGCGGCGTGCTGCAGTACCTGCTGATCCAGTGGCTGGGGGTCTGGCCCGGGCTGGGGCTGGCGAGCCTGGCGTTCGGGCTGGTCCACCCGATCTCGGTGGCCTACGTCGCGGTTGCTACGTTCGGGGGCGCCTACTTCGGCTGGCTGGCCGTGTGCTCGCCCGACCACGAGATCGTCTCGGCCATCACCGCCCACGCCGCGTACGACTTCGTCGCCTTGATGCTGCTGACCCGCCGCGAAGCGTAG
- a CDS encoding DUF2461 domain-containing protein produces the protein MAKFPGFPIGLVHFLDALARNNTKPWFEKNRARYESEVREPALAFIRAMQGPLATVSPHFVAVDKKVGGSLMRVHRDVRFSNDKTPYKTNVGIHFRHERGKDVHAPGFYLHIEPEEVFLGAGIWHPDPAALGAIRKAIDTRPDAYLKALGAASFRKDYEPGGESLKRPPKGYDAQHPLVEHLKRKDHIGACQLPIDDLFKPTVVKTVTAKFQAAAPYVGFLCHAIGLKF, from the coding sequence ATGGCGAAGTTCCCCGGGTTCCCGATCGGTCTGGTCCACTTCCTCGACGCGCTGGCGCGCAACAACACCAAGCCCTGGTTCGAGAAGAACCGCGCGCGGTACGAGAGCGAGGTCCGTGAGCCGGCGCTGGCGTTTATCCGCGCGATGCAGGGGCCCCTGGCCACGGTCTCGCCCCACTTTGTCGCGGTCGACAAGAAGGTCGGAGGGTCGCTGATGCGGGTCCACCGCGACGTCCGCTTCTCGAACGACAAGACGCCGTACAAGACGAACGTCGGCATCCACTTCCGGCACGAGCGCGGCAAGGACGTCCACGCCCCCGGCTTCTACCTGCACATCGAGCCCGAAGAAGTGTTCCTCGGCGCCGGCATCTGGCATCCGGACCCGGCGGCGCTGGGGGCCATCCGCAAGGCGATCGACACCCGGCCCGATGCGTACCTTAAGGCCCTCGGCGCCGCGTCGTTCCGCAAGGACTACGAACCGGGGGGCGAGTCGCTCAAACGCCCGCCGAAGGGCTACGACGCCCAGCACCCGCTGGTCGAGCACCTCAAACGCAAAGACCACATCGGCGCGTGTCAGCTACCAATCGACGACCTGTTCAAGCCGACGGTCGTCAAGACGGTGACCGCCAAGTTCCAGGCCGCGGCGCCGTACGTGGGGTTCTTGTGCCACGCCATCGGGCTGAAGTTCTGA
- a CDS encoding redox-sensing transcriptional repressor Rex produces the protein MNVGKRKPAPVDPASVPKAVVSRLSLYLRELQQLLRGGQTTVSSSQLGRLLGFTDAQVRRDLAYFGHFGQRGVGYRCDELVRAIRGILGTDREWTVAMVGVGNLGRALLGYRGFNAQGFRIVAAFDADPGKVNRTIEGIPIFPPDHLGQVIREQAIPIGLIASPAAAAQQVADQMVEAGVVGILNFAPVTLALPGHVSLVGVDLATELEQLCFSVANRAGPR, from the coding sequence GTGAACGTCGGAAAACGCAAACCAGCACCGGTCGACCCTGCCAGCGTCCCCAAGGCCGTCGTTAGCCGGTTGAGCCTCTACCTGCGCGAGTTGCAGCAACTGCTACGCGGCGGGCAGACCACGGTCAGCTCCAGCCAGTTGGGCCGGTTGTTGGGGTTCACGGACGCCCAGGTGCGGCGAGACCTGGCCTACTTCGGGCATTTCGGCCAGCGGGGGGTCGGCTACCGCTGCGACGAGCTGGTCCGCGCGATCCGCGGCATCCTGGGGACCGACCGCGAGTGGACCGTCGCCATGGTGGGGGTAGGAAACCTGGGCCGGGCCCTGCTGGGCTACCGTGGGTTCAACGCCCAGGGGTTCCGCATCGTGGCGGCGTTCGACGCCGACCCGGGCAAGGTAAACCGCACAATCGAAGGGATCCCGATCTTCCCCCCCGACCACCTGGGGCAGGTGATCCGCGAGCAAGCGATCCCCATCGGGCTGATCGCTTCCCCGGCCGCGGCCGCCCAGCAGGTGGCCGATCAGATGGTCGAGGCCGGGGTGGTAGGGATCCTGAACTTCGCCCCGGTTACGCTGGCCCTGCCGGGCCACGTGAGCCTCGTGGGGGTCGACCTGGCGACCGAACTCGAGCAGCTCTGCTTCTCGGTAGCCAATCGGGCGGGCCCCCGTTAG
- a CDS encoding 3'(2'),5'-bisphosphate nucleotidase, with product MFDRPEAQFAISAVREAAQLVRRVQAEMVTDALTKGDRSPVTVGDFAAQALVAYRMKEALPGAVLLGEENAASLRTADGAETLAAVTKFVASALPGIDSEAVCDLIDRGAADATADYWTLDPIDGTKGFLRGDQYAVALGLVEGGRVAIGVLGCPDLADGVTGQKGGPGSILAASRGRGAHLQALDQPDSPWRRLSVSTVADPAQTRVLRSVEKAHTSISGIDRVLDAMGVSGQAIPMDSQAKYAVLAAGGGEMLVRLLAADRPDYREKVWDQAAGSIVIEEAGGRVTDLAGRTLDFGQGRTLAHNRGVLATNGPLHDAALAAIAELGYGSK from the coding sequence ATGTTCGATCGGCCCGAGGCCCAGTTCGCGATCAGCGCCGTCCGCGAGGCGGCCCAACTGGTCCGGCGGGTGCAGGCAGAGATGGTCACCGACGCCCTCACCAAGGGGGACCGCTCGCCGGTGACCGTGGGCGACTTCGCGGCCCAGGCGCTGGTCGCCTACCGCATGAAAGAAGCGCTCCCGGGCGCGGTGCTGCTGGGCGAAGAGAACGCCGCGAGCCTCCGCACGGCCGACGGCGCCGAGACGCTGGCCGCGGTTACCAAGTTTGTCGCCTCGGCGCTTCCGGGCATCGACTCCGAAGCGGTGTGCGACCTGATCGACCGCGGCGCCGCAGACGCGACCGCCGACTACTGGACGCTCGACCCCATCGACGGCACCAAGGGCTTCCTGCGCGGCGATCAGTACGCCGTGGCGTTGGGGCTGGTCGAGGGGGGACGCGTCGCAATCGGCGTGCTTGGCTGCCCCGACCTGGCCGACGGCGTCACGGGCCAGAAAGGGGGCCCGGGGTCGATCCTGGCCGCCTCGCGCGGCCGAGGCGCCCACCTTCAGGCGCTCGACCAACCAGACAGCCCGTGGCGGCGGCTGAGCGTGTCGACCGTTGCCGACCCCGCACAGACCCGCGTGCTGCGGTCGGTAGAGAAGGCCCACACCAGCATCTCCGGCATCGACCGCGTGCTGGACGCGATGGGCGTTTCCGGCCAAGCCATCCCGATGGACAGCCAGGCCAAGTACGCGGTGCTCGCCGCCGGCGGTGGTGAGATGCTGGTGCGTTTGCTCGCCGCGGACCGCCCCGACTACCGCGAGAAGGTGTGGGACCAAGCCGCCGGCTCGATCGTGATCGAAGAGGCCGGGGGCCGGGTGACCGACCTGGCGGGCAGGACGCTCGACTTCGGCCAGGGCCGCACGCTGGCCCACAACCGCGGCGTGCTGGCCACCAACGGCCCGCTGCACGACGCGGCGCTCGCGGCGATCGCAGAGCTTGGTTACGGATCCAAGTAG